In the genome of Chryseobacterium sp. 52, the window ACTGAAATTAAGAGCACTGAACCTGCTATGCCAATGGGAGGTGGAATGCCGGGAATGATGTAACAGCATATCGCTGAGACCATTTAATATACTAACCGTCCTATTTTTATAGGGCGGTTTTTTATTACAAAAATTTAATTTGAAATCAAATGAAACACTATACGCAACAAGAATTAGAGCACGGAGGAAACTCCGAAGAAGAACAAAAAAGACTTAGAATGATATTTGAAGATCTGAAACAAAAAGCTCTCACTAAAAAATTGTTATTAGAAAGAGAAAAAGAATTTTTATGTACTTCAATCAATCACTCCTTAATTAAAAGTGACGGAAATCCAGAAGATTTTGATTTTTGTGAAGATTATATTTTCAGAGGTTTATATTTAACATATTATGGTCAAAGTGAGAATGGACCTTTTTATAAACCTCATGGAACAACTATTATTCAAGTTAGCGAGAGCGAAAAGAAAAAAGACCTACAAAAACTTGATAAAATAGCGAAAGAATGGGAAAAAACGATTAACATAACCAATCATAAAGAACAGTTATTACAAGATCTCTCTTCAGAAATAAGACAAGAAGATTTAAAAGGGTTAAATAAAAAGTTCCCTAAGTTAATTAGGAAATTAAAAAGAAAGAATGAAGCATTTATTTATGAGAAAAGAAAATTACTTCTTCACTCCAAATTTATTTATTTAATGGTAAAATCAATATCACAAAACTTTGATTCAATAGATTTTGAAATACCTTTTTCAAAAAGCACTATTGAAATAACACCATATTCTTTTGTACATATTATTAATAGACATTATGCAGAAAAAATAAAGAACAAACCAGACAAAACATATCATTACAAAAATTTCTACCCTAAAGAGTTACACCTTGATTTAAAAAATATATTATTAGAGATTGACAAACACAACATCATTGATTTAAATACTCAAGATAACTTTATTTTCATCTATGACAATGTTACATATCATATTTGGATACAAAAAAGGAACAAACAAATTCAAGGAAAAAAAGGAAACATTGAATTTTTTAGATTACAATCATTCTATCCAATATATGATAAAACAGAGTTAGAAATTAAACTAAATTATAGTGAATATAAAATCAATGATAGAATTTCTCTATTTATAAACGGTACTAAAAGTTAAAGCATTTCTGGCTAATACCAAGTAACAAGAGTTGCCTTTGAAAATGCAGTTTCTGTTTCCGGAATGCTTCTTACCACTGAATGTGTAATCACTGAAGTGAAAAAAGACGAACCTGCTATGCCAATGGGTGGTGGAATGCCAGGAATGATGTAGTCTTAACTGCCATATATAAATTAAAACCGTTCTACTTTTTGTAGAGCGGTTTTTTTATTTTTAAATTTATATTAAGTTGTTTTGTATATTGGGTTATCATAAGTAACTTTAATATAGGTGCAAAAAACTATATATAAAATCAAAATAACATAGGCAATAATGAAAAACACAATTCTCTTTGTCCTTATTATACTAATATCTTATAGCTGTTCACTAGGTAGATTCAATAATGTTCCTGTTCAAAATGAAATTGATCTTTCCTTTAAAAAATTCACCGAAATTAAAAAAGAAGAAATAAGTAAAAAATCAAAAGATATCACGCTGGGATATTTCTGGGGAATTGAAGACGATATTTATCCAACTTTTGAAAAGCATACATTTGAAATTCCTAAATCTTATCAAAGAAATGAAAATAACTTCATTCTTAAAGTAGATTATTTTTTTACAAAAGATGACCAAACCCAACTCAAGTTCTATGAATGGAATGAAAATGAAAAAGCTGAAATATCTCCTAATCAGTTTAATGAAAAATTCCACGAAATCAAAAAATATTTAACTGAAAACCTTGGCCAACCATACCTGGAAGTATATGAAGATTTAGAAAAATCTAAAGAAGAAACAGTAAGAGACGATATAAAATGGAAGAGTCAAAAATTGAATGCCTATCTATTTCGTTTTAAGGGAAAAGGTGGGTTCGATCAAATAAGATTAGTAATTTATAAAGATTAACAAGAGTTGCCCTTAAAAACGCAGCTTCTGTATCTGGAATGCTTCTTACAACTGAATGTGTTATCACTGAAATTAAGAGCGCTGAACCTGCTATGCCAATGGGTGGCGGAATGCCGGGAATGATGTAATAGCGTGTCGCTAAGACAATTTAATATATAAACCGTTCTGCTTTTGTAGGGCGGTTTTTTATTTTGTAGATAACTCCTTTGTTTATCATTTATTATATACTATTGCGTTTATCCAAAAACAACTAAAAATAAACCGTTGTTTAACAAGCAATTGTACAATACACATATGAAATAAGCGCAATAATATATATGTGATATTTACGCAATGCGTATATTTAGACGTTATCTGTAATTTTTTAAAAACTGCATCCATGAAAAATATTTGCAAGCTAATTTTAGTGTTTATTTTACCAATTTTATTTGGATGTAAAGACGAAAAAAAAATACAAAGAAAAGAATTTCTAAAAATTGCAAAAATTTATTTTAGCGAAGAGTTAAAAAAGAATGCAGATTATAAATCCTTAGACTCTTTGAGAATATTAAGAATTGACACATTGTCTGATAAAGATGAATTATATGTATATATATGTCAATTATATAGATATAAAAACCATTTATTATCACAATCAAAATTGCCGAAAGATTTGTACGAATTAAAATATGGAACTGATGATTTTGGTTCGCAAATGTATGAAGACTACGTAAATAAGTTAGAATATAAGTCTGTAAAAGAAAAAGAAGCAAAATTTAATGTTCTGAGGGATTCTATTGACATTATTAAAAAACAAATAAAACATTATGAACAATTATTAGTCAAAAAAGATAGTTTAAATTTATGTATGTATGAAGTTGAATATTTTTATCAAATAACAAATAAAAATATGATTACTGAAAAGGGTGTGACAGATTTAATATTTACAAAGGATATGAAAATATATGAAAATAAATATCAGGTTATGACCGAGTACAAAAATCTTCAAAAAAAATTTCCATTTATTAAATAGAAAAACTGCAGATAACATTGTATTGGCAACGGTCAGTAACCGAGGCAATTTAATATACTAACCGTTCTATTTTTAATAGGGCGGTTTTTTTGCATTATATAAAATTCTTTGCTCCTCATTAAGAATATCAAAATTTAGAAAATTTTATCACTTCTTTCATATCTAAATTTTTGCATGTCATACAAATTTGAATATAATCATTAAGTCATAAGTACGTTTCACAATAAGGAACGACTAAAGCAGTTATATACCTCAATACATAAATTCATATCTATAATTTTTTTTATATTAACTATATTTGTAGTTAAAAATATAATTGATGAGTTTGAATTTTATAAAAGAATTAATGGTGAGGACTGATAATAGTGGGGAGAAATCCACTATTTTAAAGCCATTGACCTGGCTTATTTCCATCTTAGTGGGTTCTATGATTCTTGCTAATTATCTTAATTTACCTAAATGGATTATTATTATGTTTTCTATTATTGTAGCTCTTATTATTATTCTATTTATTTTTTCTTATGTTTATTGTCTATTTACTGATAGGGATGCATTAAGAAGTGAGAAATTTTCTATACAAAAAATGGCAATTGAAAAAGGAGTTTATGGAGATAGTCAATCAGGAATACAGCCTACAAACACTAGAACCATAAATACAAATACAGTTGATGAAAATTCTGATAATATTTAAGAATTAAGAAAATGAAAAAAAGATTTATAATTTGCCTAAACGAAAATACTTCAACAGAACAAGATAAATTGTTTATAAATTATATTAATGAAAATAAAGTGGCATGGTGGCATTGGTTAGCAACAACATGGCTAATAACAGATACAAATGGAAAGTTAACAGCTAGTGAAATTAGATCAAAACTAAAAGAAATTTTCCCAAATAACTACAATATGGTTTTTGAATTTAGAGATGATAAAGACACTTGGGCAGGATTTGGTAAAAATAATGGTGATGAAAATATGTTCGAGTGGATAAAAAACAATTGGGAAGATTAAATACAATTATGCTTCGCTGTACAAGGTCTCCTGATTTTGAACTGCAAAATAAAAAAAATTATAATTAAAACAAGCTCCGAAGTCTTCATAACTCGGAGCTTATTTTAAATTGTTGTTAAGTACAAATCTAGGATTTCTCATCTATTTTGAAATTGAATAATTCTTGAGGATGAATTTCCAAACCTTTAGCTAGTTCCTGTATTGTTGAAATTCTTAAATCAACTTCTCCTTTTTCAATTTTGCTGATATTACTATGGTCTACATCACATTTTTGAGCTAACTCCCGATAGCTTAATCCCATCTTCTTTCTAAATTTTTCAACTCTTTTACCAAAAGCTATTCGAAATTCAATTCTATCCATTGCAATTACCATTATTAAAGCAATTTGGAAAGTTTGCAATAAAAAAATGTAGTTGAATTAACCTACAATTGAGAAATTATATTATATTTGTCAATAGATTATATCTGAAGATGTAATTTTGCGATACTTCAAAGAAATATAGAAGCTATTGCTTAGAGTCTTGTCATAGAAAACTGGTAATTTTTAAAGCAACAAGATGATAAGTATGAAGCTCACGACCTAGGCGTGGGCTCTCTTATCTGTTGCACGGTATACCAGTACCTCTATGGCAGATATTGTAGAGTTCCATGCCGTTTTTATTTTATGCTGTTCTGCTTTTCTACAATCATCTTTTTCTAAGCCTGCTTTACCACATACAGTATCATGATATGTTACAATGGGGTGTACAATCCATTGCGGCTTTCGGGCTTTTATAAAAACACAAATTCTATCATATTTTTTTGGTAAGAATATACAATGTTGCACCAGACTGTATGGCCTGTTTACTATCATTCAGAATGTAACGAAATGAAATGAAGAATCTAATCTATAACTGAGATTCCTCCTTCGTCGGAGTGACAGGAGATGTAAAATTGTATACAATATCTTTTGTCTTGTATGGACAGGAAGTTCAGGCATTGTCAGGACTTCCTCCTTTACAGCCAGTAAAATCGTACAGTAAAAGAAAATACAAACTCATGAAAAAAACCAGAACAAACCTTCAATCCCGGCTTGAGAAAGGCCGGAAGAAACATTGCGGCATACAGCTAATGGAAACCCATTTTCAGCTTAATGACCTTGCAACATCCAAAGAGTTGCTAAACGACATTATAAGTTATGCGGTAAAAAGAAATAGCTGGATAAAAGAACATCCTGCTGTTATCCTTCACTTTCAGCAGGCTATGCGGTCATTCATCAGTGCGGGCTACTACATAACGTTGCAGGAAAAGAAAACAATTACAGCTCCCAAATTGGAAGATGTCTCTCCGTTGGTTCTCGGCTTGCTGTCGGAGAAAGAATACCGAAATCCTCTGCTGGTCTTTAAAAAAGCATTCAGAGAATACAGCATCCAGGAATTTGACTATTTTATTTCCGGGATGGTCTATTTCTCACTGGGAGCCTATGACAGCCTACCGGAAAGGAATATCGTGAGTCCCTACATTCATCTGACTAAAATGCTGGATGCAGCACACCTTATTCTGGAAAGAAGAGCGAAATAATAGGATTACATTAAAAATTGTATCATTAGCCTGAGCTCTGGTATTTAGTTACAACCCCTATTGTTTGTAACTAACGGATTTCACCTGTAGTCCCCCCCAAGTTACGGGAGACTTCATTACATTGTATTTCATAACAAACACTATTGTTTGCAACAAAAGTAGAAGTTGTTTTATGGCAAACAGATGTGTTTGTAACTTCTGTAGGCTGTGACTGATGAGAAACTGGATTGCACAGGTTATATAATTTTAGATTAGTACTATTTACATCCATTTAATATGTACGCAATGTGTAAATTTGGATGTTAGTGGCAAACGTAAATGACACTTACTAAAATTGAACAAACAAAAGCGTAAAACGAATGAAGTATTTATTTTTTACATTTTTAATTTTACTGACAAGTTTAACATCAGTATGTGCTCAACAAACCAATCCCGCAGACAGTATTTACAATATCCAGGACAGCGTTTTAATACCAACAAAGAGCGGAATTCCAATCTCAGCAATTGTAGTCCGTAAAAAAACAAACGTTCAACCATTGCCGGCGGTGCTTTTTTACACAACCTATTATCAAGGAAATGGTGATGCAGTTCTTGGCAAAAGGTCCGCTGACAGAGATTATGTAGGCATTGTTGCTTATGCTCGTGGCATAAGGACTGACCGAAATCACTATATACCTTACGAAAACGAAGGAACAGACATTTATGACATCATAGATTGGGTTAGCAAACAATCCTGGTGTAATGGAAAAGTTGGAATGTTAGGTGGAAGTTACACAGGTTTCTCACAATGGGCAGCTGTAAAAAATATTCACCCCGCACTTAAAACCATTGTGCCCCAGGTGGCAATAATGCCCGGTTTCGATACACCAATGGAAAACAATGTTCTAAGTACTATTTCGTTAAGTTGGCCTTACGACAACATATATAAATCTGAACCCAAAAAGAGTTTATTTTCTGAATGGTTTGAAAAAGGAGGTTCATTTAGAAGTTTAGATAGTTTGGCAGGAATTCCAAATCCTATATTTCAAAAATGGTTACAACATCCAAATTATGATGCATATTGGAAATCATTAGTTCCAACACCACAAGAGTATGCCAAAATTAATATTCCTGTCTTATCTATAACCGGGTATTATGATGGTGCTCAAATTAGTGCTTTACAATATTTCAAATTACATAACCAATTTAACAAAAACGCAAACCATTATTTTGTAATTGGTCCTTATAATCATTGGGGCGGACAGCGAAATGCAGCTCCTAATCTGATGGGCTATGAAATTGACAGCGTTGCCAACGTAAGTATGGGGGATCTGGCTTACCAATGGCTTGATTATATTTTAAAAGATAAGCCCAAACCGAATTTGTTAAAAGATAAAATAAACTTTGAGCTTATGGGTAAAAACGAATGGAAGCACGTTGCCTCATTAAACAAAATGAATAACGACACACTGACATTCTACTTAAATAATAAAACCCTGGCTAGTAAAAAGCCAAAAAAGAAAAGTTTTGTAACGCAAACCGTGGATTTTAAAGATAGAGAAAGTCAAAATAATTATTATACACCAAAAATTATTTTAGATACACTTGACGCAAGTGGTGGTTTAGTTTTTATGACGCAGCCATTTGAGAAAGATTTTTCTATGAATGGTTCATTTATTGGCCACCTTTATGCAACGATCAATAAAAAGGATATGGATGTTTCATTGGCTTTATATGAGCTAATGCCTAACGGAAAGTACTTTTATTTAACCCGATATCTTGGGAGAGCCAGCTATGCAAAAGACAACTCTAAACGGCAATTGTTAAAACCAAACCAGAAAGAAAGTATTCCTTTTAACAACACCCGATTTATAAGCAAACAAATCAGTAAAGGCAGTCAACTTGTAATAGTACTTAACATCAACAAACATCCCTATGATATTATCAATTACGGTTCAGGAAAAGAAGTAATAGACGAAACTATAAAAGATGCAGGTGAACCATTACAGATAAAATGGCATAACGATAGTTTTATAAAAATCCCAATATGGAAAAACTAAACGCCCACTCCCGAACGAATCCTTTCGTATGGCTTTCTTAAAACAAAACCGCTTAGATTTTCTGAGCGGTTTTTATATTTTTATAACAATCCTGAGCAGCAAAGTCTCAAGACTTCATCTCATTATCGTGAACCAGAATTCCAGCTGATGATCAAATTTTGAAGGTTAACAAGCCTACTTTTACCTCTCTTCGTATAATCAATGGTAAAACCCAAAAACGATGAAATACCAAACCCGATGGAGCTCATTTGCATCCGTAACTTTTATACGATAAAACACAAATTATAAATCAGCATTATTATCCTTCAAAATTTTAAAACACCTGTAATACTGTTTCAAAATACTATGTATCATGAAAACAATTTGTAAATTCGAAGTCACTCAATAACCTGTAAATAATCAAATAAAAACAATGACCAAACAAGTGAAGACAGCAATTGTATTATTAGCAACAGTTGCAAGCATGAGCGTGAATGCTCAGAAAAAAGGACCTGTCAAATCCGTAAAACCAACTACTGAAAGCAAAGCTGCGAAACCCACCAAACAGGAAACTATGGATTGGATTGCAGGCAAAATGAAAGAAAATTTAACCACCTATAATGACAGAGTATTTGTTTCTTATCAAGACGGGATTTTTATTTATAGAAGCAACTATGGAATTAGTAAATTTTGTGAATACAGCTATGACCTAAACAAGGTTACAGGAATGAACGATGAATTCTCTGACTTTTATGTTTCAGGAAATAAACACCTTTTTGCTCACTGTGATTATGACAGGGAGGGTGAAGGAAATTATTATAACTATATTTCTATAAGTGGACCCAATTATAATAAGTACAGATCACCTTTTAACTTCGGTTCAGACCAAGCTTTAGTTGAAAGATTAAAGAAAGCGTTTACAACATTAGTTGAATACAATTCAACGAAAAAAGGCGCTGAAGAAAAATTTTAATTCTAAGAACAAAAACTTCCTATCTCTTTCATGTTGGCGCAAGGTCCCGCTTGTTCCCGATAAAAATCCTACACTTTCGCGAATATCTTGTTCCTTACAATTAAAAGATAAAAGTAATATTTATATAAACCGTTCTGCTTTTACAGGGCGGTTTTTTATGTTTTATATTCGTATAATACTTCAATCTGAGTATCAACTGCAATTCCAGCAAAAACTACTTTTAAACCAATACCAAAACTCAATACCCTTTTAATCTTCATCTTCATATTTTCTTTAATATTTACTTATGAATACGCTTTTAAAATGACTTCTTTAAACAAAGAAAACGTTGCAAAAGAAATGATGAATCTTGACATTACAAAAGGGGCGTACAATTTCTATAGTGCTTTATTAAACCCTTGATACCGCATGATTGTATCGTTTAGCTTTGGCTTTTAGATGATATTATTAGAATGTTTAATTTATAATAATACGTAAACCACACGAAGGATTTGGGCAGTAGCAGGGTTTATTCAAATATTAAAAAAAATAATTTAATGATTTACAAACAGATAGCCAGAACCAGAACAGCGTTAGTACAATTATATCTATTTTATATTGCTGCAATGCGTAAATTCGGGTGTTAACCGTAATGAGCACCCTGCAAACACGAACAGCCAGATAAAAATGAACGACAATGACACTAAACGACTTTCACGACTGACTGCAATATTAACACAATTGCAGACAAAACGTCTTTTGACAGCAACAAGACTTGCTGAAAAATTCAATGTGAGTGTCAGGACAATTTATCGGGACATAAGAGCTTTGGAACAAGCAGGTGTTCCAATCCTTACGGAAGACGGAAAAGGTTATTCGCTAATGGAAGGTTACAGAGTTCCGCCTGTAATGTTTACAGAAGCACAAGCAAATGCGTTAATTACCGCAGAACAATTGGTTGTCAAAAACAAAGACACTTCATTCGTTAAACATTACACCGAAGCTATTGAAAAAATAAAATCGGTCTTGAAATACAGCATCCAGGAGAAAGCTAACTTACTTTCAGAAAGAACACGCTTTGACCAAAATAACGATCAAGAAAGAAACAGCAGTAATTTATCTGACTTACAATTTGCTTTGACCAATTATCATCTTACAAAAATTGAATACACCAACGAACAACACAAAACCACAATCCGACAGATTGAACCGTTTGCGTTATTATGCACCGAAAATTGGTTGTTGGTTGCCTATTGCCGGTTAAGAAGAGAATTTCGTTTTTTTCGTTTGGACAGAATAAAAAAATTGGAAATCCTTACCGACACATTTGAACCACACAAAATAACCTTGCAAGAATATTTTGATACCTATCATTAATTTATTTTTGACCCCTGACATAAGGCTGTCACTCGCCTATTATAAGTTTGCATCATTAATTAATCTTTAAAAGAATAAAAATGACAAACGAAATTAATTCAATGTTTAATTCAACCAATTTTCCCAAACCACGTCTTATTTCAGTTAACGGAGTGGAACTGGAAGTCTTTGAAGCAGGCCAACAAAATGCTGGAAAACCCATTGTACTCTGTCACGGCTTTCCAGAACATGCATTTTCTTGGCGGTATCAGATCCCGGCTCTTGTCGCAGCGGGTTACCACGTTATTGTCCCAAATCAACGAGGTTATGGTAACTCATCCTGTCCTACCGAAGTGGCGGATTATGACATTGAACACTTGACGGGTGACCTTATTGCACTGCTCGATCATTACGGATACAAGGATGCCATCTTTGTCGGTCATGACTGGGGTGCAAATGTCGTTTGGAGTTTGGCATTATTGCATCCTGAGCGGGTAAATAAAGTAATCAACCTGGCTTTGCCTTATCAAGAGCGTGGAGAAAAACCATGGATTGAGCTGATGGAAGCCATATTTGGAGGAGACTTCTATTTTGTTCACTTCAATAGACAGTCAGGAGTAGCAGATGCTATAATGAATGAAAACACAGCCCAATTCCTGCGTAACATATTCCGCAAAAACTTACCTCCCACACCGCCTGAGCCAGGAATGTTAATGATCAATCTTGCAACAGCAGAAAAATCACTTGGGGAGCCTTTAATGGATGATAACGAACTGTCTGTATTCATTTCTGCCTTCCAATCATCAGGGTTTACAGGAAGTATAAATTGGTACAGAAACCTTGATAGAAATTGGCACTTATTGGCGGATGTAACCCCCATCATTCATCAGCCGACTCTTATGATATATGGTGAACAGGATACCATTCCAAAGTCTGAAAACCTAAAAAATATCGTTCCTAATCTGGATATTGTTAGTCTGGATTGTGGTCATTGGATTCAGCAGGAAAAGCCAGAGGAAACAACACAATCAATTTTAAAATGGCTAGAACAACAGAATGCTTCATAAGGAAATAGAAACATATTACCCTCAAAACCAAACAGATTGGAGACAATGGTTAGAAAAAAACCATCAGTCCAAGCAATCTGTTTGGCTTGTTTATTACACAAAAAAGTCTAATCTTCCTTCAATAACTTGGAGTGAAGCCGTTGATGAAGCTCTTTGCTTTGGTTGGATTGACAGTACAAAAAAAACGATTGACGATTTTTCGTTTATGCAGTTATTTAGCAAACGTAAACCTAAAAGCATCTGGTCAAAAATCAACAAAGAAAAGATTCAGCAACTTGCTGGCAGTGGGAAAATCACAAAAGCAGGTTACGAAAGTGTAGAAACAGCAAAACAAAACGGGTCGTGGACAATTTTTGATGAAGTTGAAGAACTGATAATTCCAAAAGACTTAGAAATAGCGTTTGAAAAACATCACGGTTCAAAGGACTATTTTCTACGTTTGAGTAAATCGTCAAGAAAAATAATACTAGGCTGGATTCTTCTTGCCAAACGCCAAGAAACTCGACAAAAACGTATTGACGAAGTTGTAGAAAGTGCAGAACAAAATCTTAAACCGAAACATTTGCGGTAGGAAAGACACATACGGCTAACAGAGGCTTGTCATAATGGGGGCTGACGTGCAAACCTGAACATTTGTGCTTTTTATTTACATAAAAGGGCTCCTAATGTCCTCGCTACCGCACGATTGTATCGTGTCGCTTTGGCTTTTAGATGATATTTATTCAAATGTTTAATTTATAATATGTAAACCACACGAAAGGATTTGGGTGGTAGCAGGGACTCCCCCCACTCCAGCAAGCCCTAAATCATTAATGACAATACTCACAAACAATGAAACCAAGAGCGCTGAACCTGCTATGCCAACGGGAACCGGAATACCGGGAATGGTGTAACAGCGTCTCGCTAAGACAATTGATATATAAACCGCTCTGTTTTACAGGGCGGTTTTTTTGTTCAGAATAATAATAAAACAGCGAACCACGAAAAGCTACCGGAGGTTGAGTTCAACATCTATTTCATGCAATTACAAATTTTGCATTGAATTCATCTTTACGTTTCGCAAGAAGCTTTATCTTTAACAAAAAATAAACTAATAACCTAAAATAATGACTTTCATTAAAACAATTTCTACATTTTTACTTACCCTTTTATCAGTAACCACAACTTTTGGACAAGTGTCTAAACCTAAAACCAAAATCTTATTAATCGGGACCATTCACTTCGAAACCCCTCACTTAGACAAGTATGAATTAAAGACTGACGATTTTTTAGCTCCGAAAAGACAGCAGGAACTGGAAGAACTGACCGAAGTTTTAAAACGGACAAATGCTGATAAAGTAATGATAGAGAAACCGTTGAATCAACAAAAGCAAATTGACAGTCTGTATAATGCATATTCCCAAAACAAGCATACATTAACCGTTTCTGAACGGGAGCAAATTGGTTTTAGATTAGCTAAAAAACTAAATT includes:
- a CDS encoding helix-turn-helix domain-containing protein; translation: MVIAMDRIEFRIAFGKRVEKFRKKMGLSYRELAQKCDVDHSNISKIEKGEVDLRISTIQELAKGLEIHPQELFNFKIDEKS
- a CDS encoding CocE/NonD family hydrolase, yielding MKYLFFTFLILLTSLTSVCAQQTNPADSIYNIQDSVLIPTKSGIPISAIVVRKKTNVQPLPAVLFYTTYYQGNGDAVLGKRSADRDYVGIVAYARGIRTDRNHYIPYENEGTDIYDIIDWVSKQSWCNGKVGMLGGSYTGFSQWAAVKNIHPALKTIVPQVAIMPGFDTPMENNVLSTISLSWPYDNIYKSEPKKSLFSEWFEKGGSFRSLDSLAGIPNPIFQKWLQHPNYDAYWKSLVPTPQEYAKINIPVLSITGYYDGAQISALQYFKLHNQFNKNANHYFVIGPYNHWGGQRNAAPNLMGYEIDSVANVSMGDLAYQWLDYILKDKPKPNLLKDKINFELMGKNEWKHVASLNKMNNDTLTFYLNNKTLASKKPKKKSFVTQTVDFKDRESQNNYYTPKIILDTLDASGGLVFMTQPFEKDFSMNGSFIGHLYATINKKDMDVSLALYELMPNGKYFYLTRYLGRASYAKDNSKRQLLKPNQKESIPFNNTRFISKQISKGSQLVIVLNINKHPYDIINYGSGKEVIDETIKDAGEPLQIKWHNDSFIKIPIWKN
- a CDS encoding helix-turn-helix transcriptional regulator — its product is MNDNDTKRLSRLTAILTQLQTKRLLTATRLAEKFNVSVRTIYRDIRALEQAGVPILTEDGKGYSLMEGYRVPPVMFTEAQANALITAEQLVVKNKDTSFVKHYTEAIEKIKSVLKYSIQEKANLLSERTRFDQNNDQERNSSNLSDLQFALTNYHLTKIEYTNEQHKTTIRQIEPFALLCTENWLLVAYCRLRREFRFFRLDRIKKLEILTDTFEPHKITLQEYFDTYH
- a CDS encoding alpha/beta fold hydrolase, whose product is MTNEINSMFNSTNFPKPRLISVNGVELEVFEAGQQNAGKPIVLCHGFPEHAFSWRYQIPALVAAGYHVIVPNQRGYGNSSCPTEVADYDIEHLTGDLIALLDHYGYKDAIFVGHDWGANVVWSLALLHPERVNKVINLALPYQERGEKPWIELMEAIFGGDFYFVHFNRQSGVADAIMNENTAQFLRNIFRKNLPPTPPEPGMLMINLATAEKSLGEPLMDDNELSVFISAFQSSGFTGSINWYRNLDRNWHLLADVTPIIHQPTLMIYGEQDTIPKSENLKNIVPNLDIVSLDCGHWIQQEKPEETTQSILKWLEQQNAS
- a CDS encoding YdeI/OmpD-associated family protein, encoding MLHKEIETYYPQNQTDWRQWLEKNHQSKQSVWLVYYTKKSNLPSITWSEAVDEALCFGWIDSTKKTIDDFSFMQLFSKRKPKSIWSKINKEKIQQLAGSGKITKAGYESVETAKQNGSWTIFDEVEELIIPKDLEIAFEKHHGSKDYFLRLSKSSRKIILGWILLAKRQETRQKRIDEVVESAEQNLKPKHLR